A region from the Acidobacteriota bacterium genome encodes:
- a CDS encoding VWA domain-containing protein, producing the protein MRLNKVLIPALALLAWSVALLGVAAPAAAQEALPGVFGEIIDVRVVNLEVVVTDKQGLRVSGLTPEDFRILVDGEEVPVEFFTEISGGTVTRAQEGTSTAGLPSLTAGEPVGTSYLVFIDDFFSIARDRNEVLDALREDLPLLGPDDRMALVAFDGKRLEMLSSWSSNSRELERALKQATRRNAEGLKRLAEFRNFRADTSARDPQRLFTTRRSNQLDIEEEYYARRLEEQVRRSVEAASATLRSFASPPGRKVMLVLSGGWPFQPTDYVAAGSPELTFDRTIQGGADLFRELTDTANRLGYTLYPVDVPGQQVSFTDSEDPGLGVGVTEGENVGVGTGPSFDREQEHHFALGFLARETGGQAMLNARALDSLPKVVEDTRSYYWLGFTPTRQGDDAVHDIQVKMATKGLKVRARESFQDLSRTTEVTMMVESSLLFGNAPSMEPLGVTFGKPERAGRGKVEVPMVVSFQAGQIAVLPYQDGYAAQVELRIAAVDEDGGRSEVPVIPLQLTSPQEIPAEQELRYTHSIKLRKGRQDLIVSVYDPASGTLLSSLEKVRF; encoded by the coding sequence ATGAGACTGAATAAGGTTCTGATTCCCGCCCTCGCTTTGCTGGCCTGGAGTGTCGCGCTGCTGGGAGTGGCCGCTCCCGCCGCCGCTCAGGAAGCTCTGCCGGGGGTGTTCGGCGAGATCATCGATGTCCGGGTGGTCAACCTGGAAGTAGTGGTCACCGACAAACAAGGTCTGCGCGTCTCCGGCCTGACGCCGGAAGATTTCCGCATTCTGGTGGACGGTGAAGAGGTGCCGGTGGAGTTCTTCACCGAGATCTCCGGCGGTACCGTCACCCGTGCTCAGGAGGGGACGTCCACCGCCGGGCTGCCGTCCCTCACCGCCGGCGAGCCGGTGGGGACCAGCTACCTGGTCTTCATCGACGACTTCTTCTCCATCGCCCGGGATCGCAACGAGGTACTCGATGCTCTGCGCGAGGATCTGCCGCTGTTGGGCCCCGACGACCGCATGGCTTTGGTGGCCTTCGACGGCAAGCGGTTGGAGATGCTCTCCTCTTGGAGCAGCAATTCGCGGGAGCTGGAGCGGGCTCTCAAGCAGGCTACCCGGCGCAATGCCGAGGGGCTCAAGCGGCTGGCGGAGTTCCGCAACTTCCGCGCCGACACCTCCGCCCGCGACCCCCAGCGGCTCTTCACCACTCGTCGTTCCAACCAGCTGGACATCGAAGAGGAATACTACGCCCGGCGTCTGGAAGAGCAGGTGCGGCGCTCCGTGGAGGCGGCTTCCGCCACTCTGCGCAGCTTTGCCTCGCCCCCTGGCCGCAAGGTGATGCTGGTGCTCTCCGGCGGCTGGCCCTTCCAGCCCACCGACTATGTCGCGGCGGGTTCCCCGGAGCTCACCTTCGACCGCACCATCCAGGGGGGTGCAGATCTCTTCCGGGAGCTCACCGACACCGCCAATCGTCTCGGTTACACCCTCTATCCGGTGGACGTGCCGGGGCAGCAGGTGAGCTTCACGGACTCGGAGGATCCCGGTCTCGGCGTCGGGGTGACGGAGGGAGAGAATGTCGGGGTCGGTACCGGCCCGAGCTTCGACCGGGAGCAGGAACACCACTTCGCCCTCGGCTTCCTGGCTCGGGAGACCGGCGGTCAGGCGATGCTCAACGCTCGGGCTTTGGACAGTCTGCCGAAGGTGGTGGAGGATACTCGTTCCTACTATTGGCTCGGTTTCACCCCGACTCGGCAAGGGGATGACGCCGTCCACGACATCCAGGTCAAGATGGCCACCAAGGGCCTGAAAGTGCGGGCGCGAGAGAGCTTCCAGGATCTCTCCCGCACCACCGAGGTGACCATGATGGTGGAGAGCTCCTTGCTTTTCGGCAATGCGCCGAGCATGGAGCCCCTGGGCGTCACCTTCGGCAAACCGGAACGGGCGGGGCGGGGCAAGGTCGAAGTTCCCATGGTGGTGAGCTTCCAGGCCGGTCAGATCGCCGTTCTGCCCTATCAGGACGGCTACGCCGCCCAGGTCGAGCTACGCATCGCCGCGGTGGATGAGGACGGCGGTCGGTCCGAGGTTCCGGTGATTCCGTTGCAGCTGACCTCGCCGCAAGAGATTCCTGCAGAACAAGAGCTGCGCTACACCCACAGCATCAAGCTGCGCAAGGGCCGGCAGGACCTCATCGTGTCGGTGTACGACCCCGCCAGCGGTACGCTCCTGTCGTCTCTGGAGAAGGTTCGCTTCTAG
- a CDS encoding cryptochrome/photolyase family protein — translation MAAQSIPTAFFVGPWDLHRDLACVPDDPAAGSVVLVESVAKGQALPYHRQKLVLVLSALHHFARELEAEGYDVEVVHTPTYGEGIRRHVEARGAERVVALQPREWGLQRSLEAAAESGELGAELDLRPDGGEGGHFLLRREEFEAWAEEQGSSFRMDSFYRFMRQREGWLMDGDEPEGGRWSFDQENRQPPPDESPPDLPRYEPDDLTREIMARVREWPGHWGEVDGFDWPVTREQALAELDHFLELRGEGFGPYQDAMVHGERFLWHSRLSPALNLGLVLPREVVERTVGAYREGRLPLASAEGFVRQIIGWREFLRGLYWRRMPELREANHLQASRLLPAFYWQPERTDMRCLEDSARAVLETGYAHHIQRLMVLGNFALLAGVEPIQLSHWFWAAFVDAYEWVELPNVHGMALYADPSFTTKPYAASGAYIDRMSNYCGDCRYRVKERTGENACPFNSLFWRFIARHRDLVAKNPRMSALLGTWRRWSEEQRQEILEQAEGFLDGLEPAEHGWSFEDDAG, via the coding sequence ATGGCTGCCCAATCGATTCCCACCGCCTTCTTCGTCGGACCTTGGGATTTGCATCGCGACTTAGCCTGCGTTCCGGACGATCCGGCGGCGGGGAGCGTGGTGTTGGTGGAGTCGGTGGCGAAGGGGCAAGCGTTGCCGTACCACCGGCAGAAGCTGGTGTTGGTGCTGTCGGCGCTGCATCATTTCGCGCGAGAGCTGGAGGCGGAGGGCTACGACGTCGAGGTAGTTCACACCCCAACCTATGGGGAGGGGATTCGCCGGCACGTGGAGGCGCGGGGAGCAGAGCGGGTGGTGGCGTTGCAGCCGCGGGAGTGGGGCTTGCAGCGCTCGCTGGAGGCGGCGGCGGAGTCGGGAGAGCTGGGAGCGGAGCTGGATCTGCGGCCGGACGGTGGCGAGGGCGGCCACTTCCTGCTCCGCCGAGAGGAGTTCGAGGCGTGGGCGGAGGAGCAGGGGAGCTCCTTTCGGATGGACTCTTTCTACCGCTTCATGCGGCAGCGGGAAGGCTGGCTGATGGACGGGGACGAACCCGAAGGCGGCCGTTGGTCCTTCGACCAGGAGAACCGGCAGCCGCCGCCGGACGAGTCGCCGCCGGACCTTCCACGCTACGAGCCCGACGATCTGACCCGCGAGATCATGGCACGGGTTCGGGAGTGGCCGGGCCATTGGGGCGAGGTGGACGGCTTTGACTGGCCGGTGACCCGGGAGCAGGCGCTGGCAGAGCTGGATCACTTCTTGGAGCTGCGAGGCGAGGGCTTTGGCCCCTATCAGGACGCCATGGTGCACGGCGAGCGCTTCCTGTGGCACTCGCGGCTCTCGCCGGCCCTGAATCTCGGTTTGGTCTTGCCGCGGGAGGTCGTGGAGCGAACGGTGGGGGCGTATCGGGAGGGGCGGTTGCCGCTGGCCAGCGCCGAGGGCTTCGTGCGGCAGATCATCGGATGGCGGGAATTTCTCCGGGGGCTGTATTGGCGGCGCATGCCGGAGCTGCGGGAGGCCAACCATTTGCAGGCTTCGCGGCTGCTGCCGGCGTTCTACTGGCAACCCGAGCGGACCGACATGCGCTGCCTGGAGGACAGTGCCCGGGCGGTGTTGGAGACCGGCTACGCCCATCACATCCAGCGGCTCATGGTGTTGGGCAACTTCGCGCTGCTGGCGGGGGTGGAGCCGATCCAGCTCTCCCATTGGTTTTGGGCGGCCTTCGTCGACGCCTACGAATGGGTGGAGTTGCCCAACGTCCACGGCATGGCGCTGTACGCCGACCCCAGCTTCACCACCAAGCCCTACGCCGCTTCCGGCGCGTACATCGATCGCATGAGCAACTATTGCGGCGACTGTCGCTACCGGGTCAAGGAGCGCACGGGAGAGAATGCCTGCCCGTTCAACTCGTTGTTCTGGCGCTTCATCGCTCGGCATCGGGACTTGGTGGCGAAGAATCCACGTATGTCGGCGCTGTTGGGCACCTGGCGCCGGTGGTCGGAGGAGCAGCGGCAGGAGATCCTGGAGCAAGCGGAGGGTTTTCTCGACGGGCTGGAGCCGGCGGAGCACGGTTGGAGCTTCGAGGACGATGCTGGTTGA
- the dinB gene encoding DNA polymerase IV — MESSEPESSEQERAADPAFARRILHCDMDCFYAAVHVRDDPSLAGKPVLIGGSPEGRGVVAAASYEARRFGVHSAMPAARARQLCPQAIFLRADFPRYRRESELIFAIYRDFTPVVQTVSLDEAYLDVTEQWPDHGSATELANEIRQRVRDERRLTVSVGVGPNRLVAKIASDFNKPDGLTVIPPHRVEEFLGPLPVRRLQGVGPATEESLAELGVSTVADLRALDLDTLMARFGRHGEGLFRFSRGIDLRPVQPHRVRKSLGSENTFRKDLAQVEAMEAEVDRLAEEVAQGLARRDLTAWTVTLKVRYGDFTTLTRALTLPAASRDPDVLAAAARHLLRRTEAPQRPVRLLGVTASKLVQGGPQQMRLFPPPR, encoded by the coding sequence TTGGAGTCCTCCGAGCCCGAATCCTCGGAGCAGGAGCGAGCTGCAGATCCGGCGTTCGCGCGGCGCATCTTGCACTGCGACATGGACTGCTTCTATGCGGCGGTGCACGTGCGGGACGATCCGTCCCTGGCTGGCAAACCGGTGCTCATCGGTGGCAGCCCGGAGGGCCGTGGAGTGGTGGCGGCGGCGAGTTACGAGGCCCGGCGCTTCGGAGTCCATTCCGCGATGCCCGCGGCGCGGGCGCGCCAGCTGTGCCCCCAGGCGATCTTCCTTCGGGCGGATTTCCCCCGCTACCGGCGCGAGTCGGAGCTCATCTTCGCCATCTATCGAGACTTCACCCCGGTGGTCCAGACAGTATCCTTGGACGAGGCCTATCTCGACGTCACAGAGCAATGGCCGGATCATGGTTCGGCGACGGAGTTGGCTAATGAGATCCGCCAGCGGGTGCGGGATGAGCGGCGGCTCACTGTCAGCGTGGGGGTGGGGCCCAACCGCCTGGTGGCGAAGATCGCCTCCGACTTCAACAAGCCCGACGGCCTGACGGTCATTCCGCCGCATCGGGTGGAGGAGTTTTTGGGGCCGCTGCCGGTGCGGCGCCTGCAAGGAGTGGGGCCGGCAACGGAGGAGTCGCTGGCAGAGCTGGGGGTGTCGACGGTAGCGGATCTGCGAGCGTTGGACCTGGACACGCTGATGGCCCGCTTTGGGCGCCATGGCGAAGGCCTGTTTCGTTTCTCCCGGGGCATCGATCTGCGCCCGGTTCAGCCCCATCGAGTGCGCAAGAGCCTGGGCTCGGAGAACACTTTCCGCAAGGATCTGGCGCAGGTGGAGGCGATGGAGGCGGAGGTGGATCGACTGGCGGAAGAGGTGGCCCAGGGACTCGCGCGGCGAGATCTCACCGCTTGGACGGTGACGCTGAAGGTGCGCTACGGCGACTTCACCACCCTGACCCGGGCTCTGACGCTGCCGGCGGCGAGCCGGGACCCGGACGTACTGGCCGCGGCAGCCCGGCACCTGCTGCGCCGCACCGAAGCACCCCAGCGGCCAGTGCGCCTATTGGGGGTGACGGCGTCGAAGCTGGTCCAGGGCGGGCCGCAGCAGATGCGTCTTTTTCCACCTCCGCGGTGA
- a CDS encoding class II fumarate hydratase encodes MDTPANKTRTEKDSLGDIEVPADGYYGAQTERARRNFPVSGLRFPRPFIAAMGRIKQAAAQTNLELGVISQEVADAIVQAAGEVIDGKHDGDFPLDIFQTGSGTSTNMNTNEVIANRAIEILGGEVGSKTPVHPNDHVNASQSSNDTIPTAIHVSAYTALEENLKPSLVQLAEALEAKAKAFDDVVKIGRTHLADAVPVRLGQEFGGYAQQVRNALARLEGSQPRLAELALGGTAVGTGLNAPQGFAEGAIRRLAESSGYPFRGAPNRFEALAAKDAAVEISGQLKTLAVSLTKIANDIRWLSSGPRCGLAEITIPSLQPGSSIMPGKINPVIPESVLMLAAQVIGNDATIAWAGAAGNFELNVMMPVIAYNLLQSIEILGNGSKMLAEKCVEGIEADRERCREMVEKSLAMVTALAPKIGYDPAAAIAKEAFATGRTVRELAQERKVLPADELEEVLDARRQTEGGLSD; translated from the coding sequence ATGGATACACCTGCAAATAAGACCCGCACCGAGAAGGACAGCCTCGGCGACATCGAGGTGCCAGCGGACGGATATTACGGCGCCCAGACCGAGCGGGCCCGGCGCAACTTTCCGGTGAGCGGACTGCGCTTTCCGCGCCCTTTCATCGCTGCCATGGGGCGGATCAAGCAGGCGGCGGCGCAGACCAATCTGGAGCTGGGGGTGATCTCTCAGGAGGTCGCCGATGCCATCGTGCAGGCTGCCGGAGAGGTGATCGACGGGAAGCACGACGGCGATTTTCCGCTGGATATTTTCCAGACCGGCTCCGGCACCTCGACCAATATGAACACCAACGAGGTGATCGCCAACCGGGCCATCGAGATTCTTGGCGGCGAGGTGGGTAGCAAGACGCCGGTGCATCCCAACGACCACGTCAACGCCAGTCAGTCGAGCAATGACACCATCCCGACGGCGATCCATGTTTCCGCCTACACGGCCTTGGAGGAGAATCTCAAGCCGAGCCTCGTGCAGCTGGCGGAGGCTTTGGAGGCCAAGGCGAAGGCCTTCGACGACGTGGTGAAGATTGGCCGGACTCACCTGGCGGACGCCGTTCCGGTGCGTCTGGGGCAGGAGTTCGGCGGCTACGCTCAGCAGGTGCGAAACGCTCTGGCGCGCCTCGAGGGCTCTCAGCCGCGGCTGGCGGAGCTGGCCTTGGGCGGTACCGCCGTAGGTACGGGGCTCAACGCTCCCCAGGGCTTTGCCGAGGGAGCGATTCGGCGGCTGGCGGAGTCCAGCGGTTATCCATTCCGCGGCGCTCCCAACCGCTTCGAGGCCCTGGCGGCGAAGGATGCGGCGGTGGAGATCTCCGGCCAGCTCAAGACCCTCGCCGTCTCCCTGACCAAAATCGCCAACGACATCCGCTGGTTGTCCTCGGGCCCTCGCTGCGGTCTGGCGGAGATCACCATCCCCAGCCTGCAGCCCGGCAGCTCCATCATGCCCGGAAAGATCAATCCGGTGATTCCGGAGTCGGTGCTGATGCTCGCCGCGCAGGTGATAGGCAACGACGCCACCATCGCGTGGGCCGGTGCCGCCGGTAACTTCGAGCTCAATGTGATGATGCCGGTCATCGCCTATAACCTGCTGCAGTCCATCGAGATCCTCGGCAACGGTAGCAAGATGCTGGCGGAGAAGTGCGTCGAGGGCATCGAGGCGGACCGCGAGCGCTGTCGCGAGATGGTGGAGAAGAGCCTGGCCATGGTCACTGCCTTGGCGCCCAAGATCGGCTACGATCCCGCCGCTGCCATTGCCAAGGAAGCCTTCGCCACCGGCCGCACGGTTCGAGAGCTGGCTCAGGAGCGGAAGGTGCTGCCGGCGGACGAGCTGGAGGAGGTGCTCGACGCCCGGCGTCAGACCGAGGGCGGCTTGTCGGATTGA
- a CDS encoding trypsin-like peptidase domain-containing protein: protein MRKTAFTLLALTILACCLPALAQGPEPARGLITVGEEISLTLESEGLDRTISDQSLLVWHEEISLPGASYIAPHFSYFNLPDGAELIVRSPDGSRSWSFTGYGKAEALLKDGFWGIHIPGDTAVLELYSSVAVPEGAVIMDRFAHGYPDAEALIASQPFPDDAGNEAICGSDDSERAQCAQSGHPTIYSKSRAVARLLINGTGGCTGWLVGSQGHLVTNNHCIGNSSDALNTDYEFMAEGSCSTFCESFGACPGTVVATSATFIKTDVGLDYTLVRLPTNPTGTYGYLQMRNSLPNLNERIYIPGHPGAWGKRISIDSTHSSNPLGYCEIDSLSEPACTGGSVNDIGYFCDTRGGSSGSPVIATADHCVVSLHHCAYCENRGTRTPNIISDLGSSLPSNAVCPSCTSPPTTPGSIVGPSSLCPGAVGFYSASASTGADSYRWELVGTSWARNTSSPQTSLVPVYPQGYYTLRVRAYNNCGSSSWRTRTIYIKSNSDPTCGDCLIVPCEEPISE, encoded by the coding sequence ATGAGGAAAACAGCATTCACCCTTCTAGCACTCACCATCCTGGCTTGTTGCCTGCCCGCCCTGGCCCAGGGCCCCGAACCCGCACGAGGCCTCATCACCGTCGGCGAGGAAATCAGCCTGACGCTCGAATCCGAAGGTCTGGATAGAACCATCTCCGATCAGTCGCTGCTCGTCTGGCACGAGGAGATCAGCCTGCCCGGGGCCAGCTATATCGCGCCCCACTTCAGCTACTTCAACCTACCGGATGGCGCCGAGCTCATCGTCCGCTCCCCCGACGGCTCCCGCTCATGGAGCTTCACCGGCTATGGCAAGGCCGAAGCTCTCCTCAAGGATGGTTTCTGGGGCATCCACATCCCCGGCGACACGGCGGTCCTCGAGCTCTACTCCTCCGTGGCCGTGCCCGAGGGCGCCGTCATCATGGATCGCTTCGCCCACGGCTATCCCGACGCCGAAGCCCTCATCGCCTCACAACCCTTCCCCGACGACGCGGGCAATGAAGCCATCTGCGGCAGCGACGACTCCGAGCGTGCCCAGTGTGCCCAGAGCGGACATCCAACCATCTACAGCAAGTCTCGCGCCGTCGCCCGCCTGCTGATCAACGGAACTGGCGGCTGCACCGGCTGGTTGGTGGGTAGCCAGGGTCATCTAGTGACCAACAATCACTGCATCGGCAACTCCTCCGACGCCCTCAACACCGACTACGAGTTCATGGCTGAAGGCTCCTGCAGCACTTTCTGCGAGAGCTTCGGCGCATGCCCGGGCACCGTCGTCGCCACAAGCGCCACCTTCATCAAGACCGACGTCGGCCTCGACTACACACTGGTCCGGCTGCCCACCAACCCCACCGGCACCTACGGCTACCTCCAGATGAGGAATAGCCTGCCCAACCTCAACGAGCGCATCTACATCCCCGGTCACCCCGGCGCCTGGGGCAAGCGCATCTCCATCGACTCGACCCACTCGTCCAATCCGTTGGGCTATTGTGAGATCGACAGCCTGTCCGAGCCCGCCTGCACCGGCGGCAGCGTCAACGACATCGGCTACTTCTGCGACACCCGAGGCGGCAGCTCCGGCTCGCCGGTCATCGCCACCGCCGACCACTGCGTCGTTTCCCTGCATCACTGCGCCTACTGCGAGAACCGGGGCACCCGGACGCCGAATATCATCAGCGACCTAGGCTCCAGTCTGCCGAGCAACGCGGTTTGCCCTTCCTGCACCTCTCCACCGACGACACCGGGGAGCATCGTCGGCCCGAGCTCGCTCTGCCCTGGAGCCGTCGGCTTCTACTCTGCCAGCGCCTCCACCGGCGCCGACTCCTATCGATGGGAATTGGTCGGAACGAGTTGGGCCAGAAACACCTCAAGCCCTCAAACCTCGCTGGTTCCGGTCTATCCGCAGGGTTACTACACGCTCCGAGTCCGCGCCTACAACAACTGCGGATCGAGCTCCTGGCGAACGAGGACGATCTACATCAAATCCAACTCGGATCCCACGTGTGGCGATTGCCTGATCGTTCCCTGTGAGGAGCCCATCTCGGAGTAG
- a CDS encoding MMPL family transporter: protein MRRLTLLRWLAQLANNHYRVIFVAFGVAAVLAVVSASRIRFDTDVLNLLPQEDPVLSTFRETLEEFGSFENLLVGVRIPEGAPVDAYKDYAERLARELQQVDALTSVEYRIEQPQELVRQFLPGAVLFLDDAGRQQLGARLEEEGIRRRVQELRRQLGTPQALAAKDLLKLDPLGIASILLDEVESTRGNLQVDWTSGFYLSRDQRMLLILAKPAHRPQDLKKNRAMMAVIEERSQSVGEEWAEATGEPVPEMVYGGSYLTALDDDRFLQSDMIRNVTSSLLGVMLLFYIAFRRPSALLYAMLPLGTGLVLTFGFAGATVGALSHATSGVAALLIGLGIDFVIVSYGRYVEERRRGREPAEALAEMSGSSGRAVVVGALTTAATFGAFLLTDFPGLRQMGLLTGTGIVFCMLAVLLLLPALLAWSEHRHRRRRSVPNLYLHSFGTDRVVGLSLRHPRTVLALGLVITALTAWWVRGLEFEESMTTMRPQGNRGLEGAEEVAEHFGSGFDFTMLVLEAPTSEEALAFTARAAQGAEELVAGGELQGFRAVTSVIPPPERQRRSLDWLAEQRSRGIGGESVAATFRQAAAEEGIRAEAFEEGLELLARALERDRPITVEEIGESAQGQRLLGQYMRRTEDGWKSIVRVFPPDNRWRREPPPSVVGLAEELGPGAAVAGTNVVNQRVRQLVLRDAYIAGIAGFVLVAFLIFLDFRRVGFTVLSLTPLAVGILWMLGIMAAVGLDANFMNIFVSTMIIGIGVDYGLHMIHRYREIRRRADRNLEEGLQETAKAITAAALSTIVGFGSFSLSHYPGLRTTGYVAVLGALTTAVVAITVVPALLAVLERRK from the coding sequence ATGCGTCGACTGACCTTGTTGCGTTGGCTGGCCCAGCTGGCCAACAACCACTATCGGGTGATCTTCGTCGCCTTCGGCGTCGCGGCGGTGCTGGCGGTGGTGTCGGCGTCCCGTATCCGCTTCGACACCGACGTCCTCAATCTGCTGCCCCAGGAGGATCCGGTGCTCTCGACCTTTCGAGAGACGCTGGAAGAGTTCGGTTCCTTCGAGAACCTGCTCGTCGGCGTGCGCATCCCCGAGGGAGCGCCGGTAGACGCCTACAAGGATTACGCCGAACGGTTGGCACGGGAGCTACAGCAGGTAGACGCCCTGACCAGCGTGGAGTACCGCATCGAGCAGCCCCAGGAGTTGGTGCGGCAGTTCCTCCCGGGGGCCGTCCTCTTCCTGGACGATGCCGGGCGCCAGCAGCTCGGTGCGCGGCTGGAAGAAGAGGGCATTCGGCGGCGGGTGCAGGAGCTCCGCCGCCAGCTGGGAACGCCCCAGGCGCTGGCGGCCAAGGACCTGCTCAAGCTCGACCCGCTGGGAATCGCTTCGATCCTGCTGGACGAGGTGGAGAGCACCCGCGGCAACCTGCAGGTGGATTGGACCAGCGGCTTCTATCTCAGCCGGGATCAACGCATGCTGCTGATCCTCGCCAAACCCGCGCACCGCCCCCAGGACCTGAAGAAGAACCGGGCCATGATGGCGGTGATCGAGGAGCGGTCCCAGAGCGTTGGTGAGGAGTGGGCCGAGGCTACCGGGGAACCGGTGCCGGAGATGGTCTACGGCGGCTCTTATCTCACCGCTCTGGACGACGACCGTTTCCTGCAGAGCGACATGATTCGCAACGTCACCAGCTCTCTGCTGGGAGTCATGCTGCTCTTCTATATTGCGTTTCGCCGGCCCAGCGCACTGCTCTACGCCATGCTGCCGTTGGGTACCGGGCTGGTGCTGACCTTTGGTTTCGCCGGCGCCACGGTGGGTGCCCTGAGCCATGCCACCAGCGGTGTGGCGGCCTTGCTCATCGGCTTGGGGATCGATTTCGTCATCGTGTCCTACGGCCGATATGTGGAGGAACGGCGCCGTGGCCGGGAGCCGGCGGAAGCGCTGGCGGAGATGTCCGGGTCTTCGGGGCGGGCGGTGGTGGTGGGCGCCCTGACCACCGCCGCGACCTTCGGAGCCTTCCTGCTGACAGATTTCCCCGGCCTGCGGCAGATGGGCCTGCTAACCGGTACCGGGATCGTCTTTTGCATGTTGGCGGTGCTGCTGCTGCTGCCGGCACTGCTGGCGTGGAGTGAGCACCGCCACCGCCGACGCCGGAGCGTCCCCAACCTCTACCTCCACAGCTTCGGCACCGACCGGGTGGTGGGGCTCTCGTTGCGTCATCCTCGGACGGTGCTGGCCCTGGGGCTAGTGATCACGGCTCTCACCGCCTGGTGGGTGCGGGGGCTGGAGTTCGAGGAAAGCATGACCACCATGCGCCCCCAGGGGAACCGTGGCCTCGAAGGGGCGGAGGAGGTGGCGGAGCATTTCGGCTCTGGCTTCGACTTCACCATGTTGGTTTTGGAGGCGCCGACCAGCGAGGAGGCGCTGGCCTTCACGGCCCGGGCGGCTCAGGGAGCGGAAGAGCTGGTGGCCGGCGGCGAGCTGCAAGGGTTTCGAGCGGTGACTTCGGTGATTCCACCGCCGGAGCGACAGCGCCGGTCGTTGGATTGGCTCGCGGAACAGCGGTCCCGGGGCATCGGCGGCGAGTCGGTGGCGGCGACCTTCCGCCAGGCGGCGGCGGAAGAAGGCATCCGCGCCGAGGCCTTCGAGGAGGGCTTGGAGCTGCTGGCGCGGGCGCTGGAGCGAGACCGGCCGATCACGGTGGAGGAGATCGGTGAGTCGGCGCAGGGCCAGCGATTGCTCGGGCAGTACATGCGGCGGACCGAGGACGGCTGGAAGAGCATCGTGCGGGTCTTTCCGCCGGACAACCGCTGGCGCCGGGAGCCTCCGCCGTCGGTAGTGGGATTGGCGGAGGAGTTGGGTCCGGGGGCCGCGGTGGCGGGTACCAACGTGGTCAACCAGCGAGTGCGGCAACTGGTGCTCCGGGACGCCTATATCGCCGGGATCGCGGGCTTCGTGCTGGTGGCTTTCCTGATCTTCCTGGACTTCCGTAGGGTGGGTTTCACGGTGTTGAGCCTGACGCCGCTGGCGGTGGGGATCCTGTGGATGCTGGGAATCATGGCAGCGGTGGGGCTGGACGCGAATTTCATGAACATCTTCGTCAGCACGATGATCATCGGCATCGGCGTGGACTACGGTCTGCACATGATCCACCGCTACCGGGAGATCCGGCGCCGGGCGGACCGCAATCTGGAAGAAGGGCTGCAGGAAACGGCGAAGGCGATCACCGCCGCTGCGCTCTCGACCATCGTGGGTTTCGGGTCGTTCTCCCTCTCTCACTACCCAGGGCTGCGGACGACGGGCTATGTGGCGGTACTGGGGGCGCTGACCACGGCGGTGGTGGCGATTACGGTGGTGCCGGCGCTGCTGGCGGTGTTGGAGCGGCGGAAATAG
- the pgsA gene encoding CDP-diacylglycerol--glycerol-3-phosphate 3-phosphatidyltransferase has product MINLPNLLTLLRILLVPILVVVLLTKFPEKEFVGLGLFLLAALTDFLDGFLARRNRQVTRLGKLLDPAADKMLTSAAFISLVEMNPEATPAWIVVTIISREFAVGALRSFAASEQMVIPASMLGKVKTVTQIAAIALLIVYNKLGEFQHLAPIFLWLALIISLYSGIDYFARFRRFVWNAGNRPPQTSA; this is encoded by the coding sequence ATGATCAATCTTCCGAATCTGCTGACTCTGCTCCGCATCCTGTTGGTGCCCATCCTGGTGGTGGTGCTGCTGACCAAGTTCCCCGAGAAAGAATTCGTGGGATTGGGACTCTTCCTATTGGCGGCCCTCACCGACTTTTTGGACGGCTTCTTGGCCCGCCGCAACCGTCAGGTCACCCGCCTGGGCAAGCTACTGGATCCGGCGGCGGACAAGATGTTGACCTCCGCCGCCTTCATCTCGCTGGTGGAGATGAATCCGGAAGCGACGCCGGCGTGGATCGTCGTGACCATCATCAGCCGCGAGTTCGCCGTCGGCGCTCTGCGCAGCTTCGCGGCCTCGGAGCAGATGGTGATTCCAGCGAGCATGTTGGGCAAGGTCAAGACGGTGACCCAGATCGCCGCCATCGCTCTGCTCATCGTCTACAACAAGCTCGGTGAATTCCAACACTTGGCGCCGATCTTCCTCTGGCTGGCGCTGATCATCAGCCTGTACTCGGGTATCGACTACTTCGCCCGCTTTCGGCGCTTCGTGTGGAACGCAGGGAACCGCCCTCCCCAGACCTCCGCCTGA